GATACGCAGTTGTTGAAAGTTCATGGCGACCTATTGTCTTAATTCTTGGATAGTTTTTCGAAAACGCGTAATTGTGATGGAACAATTCTAACTTGCTGACCTTCAACCAGACCACGTTTTACTACTTCGATCTTAGGAAGCTCTACTTCATAGAATTGCTGAGCATATTCGCCACCGCTTGATGCTGCGGAGAGTTCAATACGAGAATTCAATCCAAAAGAGAGAATGCGATCTATTTTGGCTGGTACCCCATCACTTCGACTATTGTCGGCAACAATATCGAGTTCATGTGGGCGTGCAAACGCCATCACCGATGCGCCTTGAGAAATACTGCTGGAGTAGTTGTGCTCGAGCTTGTCATTTCCTACTTGAATGCCTTCGCCCTCCACACGACCATGAAATAAATTCACATTGCCCAAGAACCCATATACAAAAGGAGTGGCAGGATGTTCATAGACTTCATCTGGACTGCCGATTTGCTCGACATTGCCTTGGTTCATGAGCACTACACGATCAGCTACTTCGAGCGCTTCCTCCTGATCGTGGGTTACGAAAATTGAGGTGATATGGAGTTCATCATGTAATTGACGTAACCAGCGACGCAACTCTTTACGCACTTTGGCATCTAGTGCACCAAAGGGTTCATCTAATAGTAATACTTTAGGTTGCACGGCCAAAGCTCGAGCCAAAGCAATGCGTTGACGTTGACCGCCAGATAGTTGTGCGGGGAAGCGATCATGTAGCCAATCTAGTTGAACGAGCTTTAATAGCTCATGAACTTTGTGCGCGATCTCATCTTTGCTTGGGCGCTCTTTACGATTCTTCACTTGCAAGCCAAAAGCAACGTTATCAAAAACAGTCATATGCTTAAACAGGGCATAGTGTTGAAATACAAATCCCACTTGACGATCGCGCACGGGGGTGGCTGAAGTATCGGCACCATCTAAAATAATATTGCCACTATCGGGGGTCTCAAGACCGGCAATGATGCGCAAAAGCGTAGTCTTTCCACAGCCAGATGGGCCTAAAAGGGCAACTAGCTCGCCCGATGGAAATTCGAGAGAAACATTATTTAAGGCAACAAAGTCACCAAATTTTTTATTAACGTTTTGAACAACAATACTCATAATGGACCTTCGATTGCGGGTGCTGCGTTTGTTTCGGATTCAAGGCGCCATTCCACATAGGTTTTGGCAGCCAGAGTTAATAGTGCTAAGAGAGCCAGTAGGGATGCCACTGCAAATGCAGCAACATAGTTGTATTCGTTGTAGAGAATTTCTACTTGCAGTGGAATGGTATTTGTATAGCCGCGAATGTGACCAGAGACAACTGAAACAGCTCCAAATTCTCCCATTGCACGAGCATTACAAAGAATGACTCCGTATAGCAAGCCCCATTTGATGTTGGGGAGGGTGACATACCAAAAGGTTTGCCAACCATTAGCACCTAAAACGGTTGCAGCCTCTTCCTCTTCGCGACCCTGTGCCTCCATTAATGGGATTAGTTCACGTGCGACAAATGGAAAGGTGACAAAAATAGTAGCCAAAATAATTCCAGGCACGGCAAAAATGATCTTGATGTCATGGTCGGAAAGCCAGCTGCCGAACCAACCTTGGGCACCAAATACCAGTACGAAAATTAAGCCTGCGATGACGGGAGAAACGGAAAAGGGGATGTCAATTAGTGTGATCAGAAGGTGTTTTCCCCTGAAATCAAACTTAGCGATAGCCCATGAAGCTGCAACTCCGAAGATAAGATTCAAAGGAACTGCAATACCTGCTGCGAGCAAGGTTAATTTAATGGCTGACCAAGTATCAGGCTCCGTTAAGGCATTGAAGTAATAGACCCAGCCTTTATGTAGCGCTTCTGCAAACACTGAAAAAAGTGGGAGCAGCAGAAAGATACCAAAGAAGCTTAAGGACAGAAATAAAACAATCGTTTTTACGATTGCAGAGTCTCGTGTTGCGCTACTACGTTCAAAACGCGTCGTACTCATTAGCGAGTCCTCCCCGTTCTTTTCGCAGTCCAGGCTTGCAAGCCATTAATTGCAAGAAGCAAAATCATTGAGATAACGAGCATCACAGAGGCGATCGCCGTTGCGCCAGCGTAGTCGTACTGTTCCAGCTTGGTAATGATCATCAGTGGAGTGATTTCCGAGACCATTGGAATATTGCCAGCAATAAAGATGACAGAGCCGTACTCACCAACAGCACGTGCGAAAGCAAGTGCAAATCCAGTAAGTAAGGCAGGCAAAAGAATGGGTAACACCACCCGTCTAAAGGTTTGCCAACGACTAGCGCCAAGGCTTGCAGAGGCCTCTTCTAACTCTATTTCAATTTCTTCGAGAATGGGCTGTACTGTTCTGACAACAAAGGGAAGTCCAATAAATATCAGGGCAACAAGAACGCCCCATGGGGTAAAAGCAATCTTGATTCCAAGTGGTTCAAGGTATTGACCGATCCAACCATTTTTTGAGTAGAGAGCAGCTAATGCAATACCAGTTACGGCGGTGGGTAATGCGAATGGAAGATCTACTAGAGCATCAACTAAATTTTTACCAATAAAGGTGTAGCGCACAAGAGACCATGCTAGTAAAAGACCAAAGATTGAGTTGATGAATCCGGCTAATAGGGCCATACCAAAGCTAAGTCGATACGATGCCATTACCCTAGGAGAAGTAACTTCAGTAATGAACTCGCTAAAAGTGAGGCTAGTGGTCTTAAAAATGACTGCAGAGAGTGGAATTAAGACGATGATCGACAAATAGGTAATGGTGTAACCAAGCGATAAACCAAAACCAGGGAAGATGCTATTTTTCTTTGCTGAAGACATCCCATCAGTCTAGGGTTTTGCTCCATTAAAGGGAAACAAGAAAAGATCATTAACTTATATGCAAAATGCATATAAGAGGCATGTATCAAGAAAAACAGCCCAGAGAGTGTCGTCTGGGCTGTTTAGGGTTAATTCATATAACTACTAGCGGTGATCATTTAACAATGATTTCATCAAATATACCTCCATCATTGAAGTGGGTCTTTTGAGCTTTCTGCCAGCCACCGAATACTTGATCAATCGTGACAAGCTTCACTTTAGCGAATTGATTTGCGTACTTAGCAGCTACCTTAGGGTCACGTGGGCGATAGTAGTTTTGGGCGGCAATCTCTTGACCCTCTGGGGTGTATAGACCTTGTAGGTAAGCTGTTGCCACCTTACGAGTGCCTTTCTTATCAACTACTTTATCTACTACTGCTACAGGTGGTTCAGCAAGAATGGAAATTGATGGGGTGACGATGTCAAATTTTTCTGGACCTAACTCTTTAACTGCCAAGTAAGCTTCGTTTTCCCAGGCAATCAAAACATCACCAATACCGCGTTCAGTAAAGGTTGTAGTTGCACCACGTGCACCTGAATCTAGAACTTTCACATTGGCATAGAGTTTTTTAACAAAAGCTTTTGCTGAAGCATCATTGCCGCCAGGTTGTTTAAGTGCATATGCCCATGCTGCTAAGTAGTTCCAGCGAGCGCCACCTGAAGTTTTCGGATTTGGTGTAATCACCTCGATACCAGGTTTTGTTAGATCATTCCAATCTTTGATGCCCTTTGGGTTGCCTTTACGTACCAAGAAAACAATCGTTGAGGTGTACGGGGAAGAATTGTCTTTGAATTTCTTCTGCCAGTCTTTGGCTACTAGACCTTTCTCCGCCAGGATATCGATGTCATAAGCTAGGGCGAGGGTTACAACATCCGCATCTAATCCATCCAAAACAGCACGTGCTTGTTTCCCAGAGCCGCCATGAGATTGTTTAATTGAGATATCTTGCCCGGCCGATTTCTTCCAGTCAGCCGTGAAGACTTTGTCGTAGTCCTGATAGAGCTCACGAGTAGGA
Above is a genomic segment from Polynucleobacter wuianus containing:
- a CDS encoding sulfate/molybdate ABC transporter ATP-binding protein; amino-acid sequence: MSIVVQNVNKKFGDFVALNNVSLEFPSGELVALLGPSGCGKTTLLRIIAGLETPDSGNIILDGADTSATPVRDRQVGFVFQHYALFKHMTVFDNVAFGLQVKNRKERPSKDEIAHKVHELLKLVQLDWLHDRFPAQLSGGQRQRIALARALAVQPKVLLLDEPFGALDAKVRKELRRWLRQLHDELHITSIFVTHDQEEALEVADRVVLMNQGNVEQIGSPDEVYEHPATPFVYGFLGNVNLFHGRVEGEGIQVGNDKLEHNYSSSISQGASVMAFARPHELDIVADNSRSDGVPAKIDRILSFGLNSRIELSAASSGGEYAQQFYEVELPKIEVVKRGLVEGQQVRIVPSQLRVFEKLSKN
- the cysW gene encoding sulfate ABC transporter permease subunit CysW, whose product is MSTTRFERSSATRDSAIVKTIVLFLSLSFFGIFLLLPLFSVFAEALHKGWVYYFNALTEPDTWSAIKLTLLAAGIAVPLNLIFGVAASWAIAKFDFRGKHLLITLIDIPFSVSPVIAGLIFVLVFGAQGWFGSWLSDHDIKIIFAVPGIILATIFVTFPFVARELIPLMEAQGREEEEAATVLGANGWQTFWYVTLPNIKWGLLYGVILCNARAMGEFGAVSVVSGHIRGYTNTIPLQVEILYNEYNYVAAFAVASLLALLALLTLAAKTYVEWRLESETNAAPAIEGPL
- the cysT gene encoding sulfate ABC transporter permease subunit CysT translates to MSSAKKNSIFPGFGLSLGYTITYLSIIVLIPLSAVIFKTTSLTFSEFITEVTSPRVMASYRLSFGMALLAGFINSIFGLLLAWSLVRYTFIGKNLVDALVDLPFALPTAVTGIALAALYSKNGWIGQYLEPLGIKIAFTPWGVLVALIFIGLPFVVRTVQPILEEIEIELEEASASLGASRWQTFRRVVLPILLPALLTGFALAFARAVGEYGSVIFIAGNIPMVSEITPLMIITKLEQYDYAGATAIASVMLVISMILLLAINGLQAWTAKRTGRTR
- a CDS encoding sulfate ABC transporter substrate-binding protein, whose protein sequence is MKRIGLSKFAAALFLGIGLISISFAQQSILNVSYDPTRELYQDYDKVFTADWKKSAGQDISIKQSHGGSGKQARAVLDGLDADVVTLALAYDIDILAEKGLVAKDWQKKFKDNSSPYTSTIVFLVRKGNPKGIKDWNDLTKPGIEVITPNPKTSGGARWNYLAAWAYALKQPGGNDASAKAFVKKLYANVKVLDSGARGATTTFTERGIGDVLIAWENEAYLAVKELGPEKFDIVTPSISILAEPPVAVVDKVVDKKGTRKVATAYLQGLYTPEGQEIAAQNYYRPRDPKVAAKYANQFAKVKLVTIDQVFGGWQKAQKTHFNDGGIFDEIIVK